GCCGGCGGTGCGCAAATCCTGCTCGATGGCGCGGCGCACCGCGTCGGCGTCGCCGGCCTGCAGCGCGTCCAGCAGCGCGTGGTGGGCGTCGTTCATGGTCTTCCACACCGTCAGGTCCTGGTGCAGCTGGTTGGAGATCGGGCCGACATGCAGCCATACCGTCTCGATCAGCGACAGCAGCAGCGGCGAACCGCTGGCGCGGTACAGCTGCAGGTGGAACAGCTCGTTGGCGTCGAGGTAGCCCTTGATGTCGTCCGCAGCGATGGCGCTGTCCATGGCGCGGCACAGCTGCAGCAGCCGCTCGCGCTCCGTTGCGGCCAGCCTTTTCGCGCCGCGGAAGGCGGCTTCGCCTTCCAGCAGGATGCGGTTTTCCAGGATGTCGTCGAACTGTGTCTCGCTAAGCTGCGGCACCTGCACGCCACAGTTGGGGATGTTCAGCAGCGCCTTTTCGGCGGCCAACCGTTGCAGCGCGGCGCGTACCGGCATCTGGCTGACGCCCAGCTCCTCGGCCAGCTGGCGGATCTTCAGCCGCTCGCCAGGCAGCCAGCGCCCCAGCATCAGCCAGTGGCGCAGCGTGTCGTAGGTCTCGTCTTGCAGGGTGGAGGCGGTGCTGGTTTTCATGGTACGCAGTCAGGACAAATTGGCGGCAAGCATAGCAGAAGCCTGCCGCAGTCTGGGCGGTGCACCGGCCTGCGCGATGGTGGTGCCGGGGTGGCGGTGCCGGCTGGCGACGTGCGCGGCTAGTCGGGCGGTGTGTGTGGTCGCCGTTCAGGCGCAAGGTTGGCCGCAATGGTGCGGCCATTTTTGTGGTCATTGCAAATATTTGATCAAATATTGACATGAGTATTTGATCAAATTTACGATGCGCGGCATGACCTGCGTTTTGCAGCGGCGTTCCGAGCTGTCACGGCGATGAGCAAAGCGGGCAAGAACGGTGGGCGACAGGCTACAAATAATCGAGACAGCCCGCAGGAGAACGACCATGAACGAGCAACTGGCCGCGTTTTTACGCGAGCACAACATCCATGAAGTGGAGTGCGTGATACCGGACATGACCGGCATGGCGCGCGGCAAGATCGTGCCCAAGGGGCTGTTTCTGGCCGAGGACACCATGAAAATGTCCAAGGCGGTGCTGACCATCACCGTCAACGGCGAGTTTGCCGAGTTCGAGCGCTTTGCCGGCGCCAACGACCCGGACATGGTGTGCCGGCCGGACCCGTCCACCATCCGCCTGGTGCCGTGGGCAATCGAGCCGGTGGCGGTAGTGATCCACGATTGCGAGGATTTCGACGGCACCCCGGTCGGCATCTCGCCGCGCGCGGTGCTGCGCAAGGTGCTGCAACTGTACGAGGCACGTGGCTGGCGGCCGGTGGTGGCGCCGGAGATGGAGTTCTACCTGATCCGCCAGAACACCAATCCGCACGAGCCGCTACGCCCACCCTCCGGCCGCGCCGGCCGCTC
The nucleotide sequence above comes from Vogesella indigofera. Encoded proteins:
- a CDS encoding GntR family transcriptional regulator: MKTSTASTLQDETYDTLRHWLMLGRWLPGERLKIRQLAEELGVSQMPVRAALQRLAAEKALLNIPNCGVQVPQLSETQFDDILENRILLEGEAAFRGAKRLAATERERLLQLCRAMDSAIAADDIKGYLDANELFHLQLYRASGSPLLLSLIETVWLHVGPISNQLHQDLTVWKTMNDAHHALLDALQAGDADAVRRAIEQDLRTAGSYLRLSCRPG